The Nocardioides campestrisoli genome includes a window with the following:
- a CDS encoding cysteine peptidase family C39 domain-containing protein produces MNTRSLRRTPLHAACGLALLLVLPLTAAPAGSAAPKTDTTRCATFDGERYCVGLGWTTQSEAQVQARLASAADAAAEAADQPAREHTGDLDTATLLERRAAMSPADRARADRRELAAAARAAGKVRRLRAEADGSRSAADYPRRRSIMKAKRSREQNRWYWCGPATAQAITWGWRKRRQSQKHWAGKLGTTRAGTSITELVRVVNDHTGYDRKKHAGDYVVLDVGDWSFEEWYLLMMRHLEDYRAPVVLHPVLEKRFYPYLDDDASGHFQVGRGFDQNPGGEPLLGYFEPWNQQRFDPSEPFIARNQWQSAYQQYRANLAHPQQNVGV; encoded by the coding sequence ATGAACACCCGGTCCCTCCGCCGTACGCCGCTCCACGCCGCCTGCGGGCTGGCCCTCCTGCTCGTGCTCCCGCTGACCGCGGCACCAGCCGGCAGCGCAGCACCGAAGACGGACACGACCCGGTGCGCCACCTTCGACGGCGAGCGCTACTGCGTCGGCCTCGGCTGGACCACGCAGAGCGAGGCGCAGGTGCAGGCCCGCCTGGCCTCCGCCGCCGACGCCGCAGCCGAGGCCGCCGACCAGCCCGCCCGCGAGCACACCGGCGACCTGGACACCGCCACTCTGCTGGAGCGCCGCGCCGCGATGTCGCCCGCCGACCGGGCCCGCGCCGACCGGCGCGAGCTGGCCGCCGCCGCCCGCGCGGCCGGCAAGGTCCGGCGGCTGCGGGCCGAGGCCGACGGGAGCAGGAGCGCCGCCGACTACCCGAGGCGCCGGTCGATCATGAAGGCGAAGCGCTCGCGCGAGCAGAACCGCTGGTACTGGTGCGGCCCGGCCACCGCGCAGGCGATCACCTGGGGGTGGCGCAAGCGCCGCCAGTCGCAGAAGCACTGGGCCGGCAAGCTCGGCACCACCCGCGCCGGCACCTCGATCACCGAGCTCGTCCGCGTGGTCAACGACCACACCGGCTACGACCGCAAGAAGCACGCCGGCGACTACGTGGTGCTCGACGTGGGTGACTGGTCCTTCGAGGAGTGGTACCTGTTGATGATGCGCCACCTGGAGGACTACCGGGCGCCGGTCGTGCTGCACCCGGTGCTGGAGAAGCGGTTCTACCCCTACCTCGACGACGACGCCTCGGGGCACTTCCAGGTGGGCCGCGGCTTCGACCAGAACCCGGGCGGGGAGCCCCTCCTGGGCTACTTCGAGCCCTGGAACCAGCAGCGCTTCGACCCCAGCGAGCCGTTCATCGCCCGCAATCAGTGGCAGTCGGCGTACCAGCAGTACCGCGCCAACCTCGCGCACCCCCAGCAGAACGTGGGGGTCTGA
- a CDS encoding iron-siderophore ABC transporter substrate-binding protein, which translates to MRRTATTLVTALAGLSLLTACSTGSTETAEESSGSTTSVEEGAFPVTIEHAFGETTIESEPKRVATLGWTDQDNALALGVVPVGATKLTWGGNEEGSSDWFDAELAEVGGEAPERYDDSDGIPVQEVAELAPDLILATNSGITEAEYKKLSKIAPVVAYPDAPWVTPWETSLETAGKALGRSELAAEVLEETEGVIEDAKEEYSDLEGTSFVFAYLSATDLSTVGVYGRQDPRVAVLEDFGLVSPEITETAVKDGQFYGTVSAERAETVDSDLLLTYVESEDDLETFRKDKLLGQIPALASGHAYGELDKHVGLSITNPTPISIPFIVENFLPKVAEAADGS; encoded by the coding sequence ATGCGTCGTACCGCCACCACGCTCGTCACGGCCCTGGCCGGACTGAGCCTGCTCACCGCCTGCAGCACCGGTTCCACCGAGACCGCCGAGGAGTCCTCCGGCAGCACCACGTCGGTCGAGGAGGGGGCCTTCCCGGTCACCATCGAGCACGCCTTCGGCGAGACGACGATCGAGTCGGAGCCCAAGCGGGTGGCCACCCTCGGCTGGACCGACCAGGACAACGCGCTGGCCCTCGGCGTCGTCCCCGTGGGCGCCACCAAGCTCACCTGGGGCGGCAACGAGGAGGGCTCCTCGGACTGGTTCGACGCCGAGCTGGCCGAGGTCGGCGGCGAGGCCCCCGAGCGGTACGACGACTCCGACGGCATCCCTGTGCAGGAGGTCGCCGAGCTCGCGCCGGACCTGATCCTGGCCACCAACTCCGGCATCACCGAGGCGGAGTACAAGAAGCTCAGCAAGATCGCCCCCGTCGTGGCCTACCCGGACGCCCCCTGGGTGACCCCGTGGGAGACCTCGCTGGAGACCGCCGGCAAGGCGCTGGGTCGCAGCGAGCTGGCCGCCGAGGTGCTGGAGGAGACCGAGGGCGTGATCGAGGACGCCAAGGAGGAGTACTCCGACCTCGAGGGCACCTCGTTCGTCTTCGCCTACCTGAGCGCCACCGACCTGTCGACCGTCGGCGTCTACGGCCGCCAGGACCCGCGGGTCGCGGTGCTGGAGGACTTCGGCCTGGTCAGCCCCGAGATCACCGAGACGGCCGTCAAGGACGGGCAGTTCTACGGCACGGTCTCCGCCGAGCGCGCCGAGACGGTCGACTCCGACCTGCTGCTGACCTACGTGGAGTCCGAGGACGACCTCGAGACGTTCCGCAAGGACAAGCTGCTCGGCCAGATCCCCGCGCTCGCCTCCGGCCACGCCTACGGCGAGCTGGACAAGCACGTGGGTCTCTCCATCACCAACCCGACGCCGATCTCCATCCCGTTCATCGTGGAGAACTTCCTGCCCAAGGTGGCCGAGGCAGCTGACGGGTCGTGA
- the dcd gene encoding dCTP deaminase, which yields MLLSDRDILAEIDAGRIGLTPWDEEMLQPSSVDIRLDRFFRVFENHRYPHIDPAADQSDLTRMVEPDGDEPFILHPGEFVLGSTYEVCSLPDDVAARVEGKSSLGRLGLLTHATAGFVDPGFSGHVTLELANVATLPIKLYPGMKIGQLCFFRLSSPAEHPYGSAKYGSRYQGQRGPTPSKSYANFHRTQI from the coding sequence GTGCTGCTCTCCGACCGCGACATCCTGGCCGAGATCGACGCCGGCCGCATCGGCCTCACCCCCTGGGACGAGGAGATGCTCCAGCCCTCCAGCGTGGACATCCGGCTCGACCGGTTCTTCCGGGTCTTCGAGAACCACCGGTACCCCCACATCGACCCCGCGGCCGACCAGAGCGACCTGACCCGGATGGTCGAGCCCGACGGTGACGAGCCCTTCATCCTGCACCCGGGGGAGTTCGTCCTCGGCTCGACGTACGAGGTCTGCTCGCTGCCCGACGACGTGGCTGCGCGGGTCGAGGGCAAGTCCTCCCTGGGCCGCCTGGGGCTGCTGACCCACGCGACCGCCGGCTTCGTGGACCCCGGCTTCTCCGGTCACGTGACGCTGGAGCTGGCCAACGTGGCCACGCTCCCGATCAAGCTCTACCCGGGGATGAAGATCGGCCAGCTCTGCTTCTTCCGGCTCTCCTCGCCCGCCGAGCACCCTTACGGCTCGGCCAAGTACGGGTCGCGCTACCAGGGCCAGCGCGGGCCCACGCCGTCGAAGTCGTACGCGAACTTCCACCGCACGCAGATCTGA
- a CDS encoding FecCD family ABC transporter permease, with protein MTLLQSRGTDRLADAGPSRPRTATALRFGAVAVVVLVLAGVASLLIGSRALSPAVALDPGHPLHPIVEARFERTLLAAAVGAALGLAGALMQGLTRNPLADPGILGINAGASLAMVLAISLLGVSELSSYLWFAFAGAAAAALLVHAIASMGRGGATPVKLAVAGAAVTAAVTSWSTGVLMVDRATMESFRLWQVGTVGGRGLDVLLTGLPFLLAGALLAAVGARLLDALALGDDVARGLGRRAGRDRVVVGLAIVLLAGTATALAGPIAFVGLVVPHAVRAVVGPGHTRVLPLAALVGAILVVAADTVGRVVLPPAEVQVGIMAAVLGVPFFLVLVRRGRMGTL; from the coding sequence GTGACCCTGCTCCAGTCCAGGGGGACGGACCGGCTCGCTGACGCCGGTCCGTCCCGCCCCCGCACCGCGACCGCCCTGCGCTTCGGCGCGGTGGCGGTCGTGGTGCTGGTCCTGGCTGGAGTCGCCTCCCTCCTGATCGGCTCCCGGGCGCTGTCCCCCGCGGTGGCGCTCGACCCCGGCCACCCGCTCCACCCGATCGTCGAAGCCCGGTTCGAGCGCACCCTGCTCGCCGCCGCGGTCGGGGCCGCGCTGGGCCTGGCCGGCGCGCTCATGCAGGGCCTGACCCGCAACCCGCTGGCCGACCCCGGGATCCTGGGCATCAACGCCGGCGCCTCGCTCGCGATGGTGCTGGCGATCTCCCTGCTCGGCGTCTCCGAGCTGAGCTCCTACCTGTGGTTCGCCTTCGCCGGGGCCGCGGCCGCCGCCCTGCTGGTGCACGCGATCGCCTCGATGGGCCGTGGGGGCGCCACCCCGGTCAAGCTCGCCGTCGCCGGCGCCGCCGTCACCGCCGCGGTGACCAGCTGGAGCACCGGCGTGCTGATGGTCGACCGCGCCACCATGGAGTCCTTCCGGCTCTGGCAGGTCGGCACCGTCGGCGGCCGCGGCCTCGACGTGCTGCTCACCGGGCTGCCCTTCCTGTTGGCCGGCGCGCTGCTGGCCGCCGTCGGCGCCCGGCTGCTGGACGCGCTGGCGCTCGGCGACGACGTGGCCCGCGGCCTGGGCCGCCGGGCCGGACGGGACCGGGTGGTGGTCGGACTGGCGATCGTCCTGCTCGCCGGCACCGCGACCGCGCTGGCCGGGCCGATCGCCTTCGTCGGGCTGGTGGTCCCGCACGCGGTCCGTGCCGTGGTCGGCCCCGGCCACACCCGGGTGCTGCCGCTGGCCGCCCTGGTCGGCGCGATCCTGGTCGTGGCCGCGGACACCGTGGGCCGCGTGGTGCTGCCGCCCGCCGAGGTCCAGGTCGGCATCATGGCCGCCGTCCTCGGCGTCCCGTTCTTCCTGGTCCTGGTCCGCCGCGGCCGGATGGGCACGCTGTGA
- a CDS encoding SGNH/GDSL hydrolase family protein, translating into MPSDQTFTRYVALGDSFTEGVGDPDPDRPNGLRGWADRVAEHLAALDPDFGYANLAIRGRKLPAIIDEQLAPALALEPDLVTIHGGGNDVLRPKVDLDALAAAYDDAIGQLTATGARVVMFTIFDPGSTGIYAAVRGRMAIFNEWVREIADKHDATLVDMWRMRDVDLVTHMDTDRMHLNAAGHHYMALQVLDALGVEHGLTPMEVPAAPLLSRREQLRENARWTREFLGPWVHRRVTGRSSGDGLTPKHPTFRRIG; encoded by the coding sequence ATGCCCAGCGACCAGACCTTCACCCGCTACGTGGCCCTCGGCGACTCCTTCACCGAGGGCGTCGGCGACCCCGACCCCGACCGTCCGAACGGGCTGCGCGGCTGGGCCGACCGGGTCGCCGAGCACCTCGCGGCCCTCGACCCCGACTTCGGCTACGCCAACCTCGCCATCCGCGGTCGCAAGCTGCCCGCGATCATCGACGAGCAGCTGGCCCCGGCGCTGGCCCTGGAGCCCGACCTGGTCACCATCCACGGGGGCGGCAACGACGTGCTGCGACCCAAGGTCGACCTGGACGCGCTGGCCGCGGCGTACGACGACGCGATCGGGCAGCTGACCGCGACCGGTGCGCGGGTGGTGATGTTCACGATCTTCGACCCCGGCTCGACCGGGATCTACGCCGCCGTGCGCGGGCGGATGGCGATCTTCAACGAGTGGGTCCGCGAGATCGCCGACAAGCACGACGCCACCCTGGTCGACATGTGGCGGATGCGCGACGTCGACCTGGTCACCCACATGGACACCGACCGGATGCACCTCAACGCCGCCGGCCACCACTACATGGCGCTGCAGGTGCTCGACGCCCTCGGGGTGGAGCACGGCCTCACCCCGATGGAGGTGCCCGCGGCCCCGCTGCTCAGCCGCCGCGAGCAGCTGCGGGAGAACGCCCGGTGGACCCGGGAGTTCCTCGGGCCGTGGGTGCACCGCCGGGTCACCGGGCGCTCGTCGGGCGACGGCCTGACGCCCAAGCACCCGACCTTCCGCCGGATCGGGTAG